Genomic DNA from Anaerolineales bacterium:
GACTGCCTTCACCCGCACGCTTACCGAAGCGGATGTGGCCCTTTTCATCGGTACCACCTGGGATGTGAACCCCTTGCACACCGATGAAGTGTATTGCAGTGCCACACCGTTCAAGCACCGCATCGTGCCGGGGTTGCTCACCGCTGCCTTGCTCACCCACATGGGTGGGTTGTGGGCTTTCCTGGCCACTTCGATGGACTTTAAATTCCTGGCTCCGGTGTACGTCGGTGACAGTATCACTGCCCAGGCGGAGGTGGCAGAAGTCGATGCCGAATCAGGGGCGGTGCTGCTGCACTGCACCTGCACCAACCAGCACGGTGTTCAGGTATTGGCTGCCAATGTGCGCGGTTTTCCGGGGAAATTTGAGTGAGACCCCGTATCTTGCTGTTCCTGTTGCCCATCCTGCTGGCTGCCTGTTCCGGCTCAGGTGCCGAGCAAGTTCCCACCAGCCAGCTGCCCAGCCCGGCGCGGTACGCCCTGACTATGACTGACCTGCCGGATGTGGGCGTGCCCTGGCAACAGTCATATAGCCAGACCTCCAGCGATAAAGGCTATAAATGGACATATCAGGCCTATCAGGCCATCCAACCTGCCGAGGTTGAAAACCAGCTTGATTCGGTATATGCCATCAATAACGATGTGATCCTCTACGAGGTGGATATGAGCCGGGAGGATTTGCCCGCTCCACCTGTATCGTTAGGCAGCATCCAGGGTGTGGAGTGGAAGCCTGCCACCCAGCTCCACCAGGTGGGTGATAAATCAGCCGTCTGGAAGACCACCCTGGGTGACCTGCTTACCCCGGTTTGGTGGCTTGAGTTCTACCAGGGGCATGCTTACGTACGTCTCTCCATGTTTGGCTTCCCCGACCAGATCGCTCCCACGCTGATCTATGACCTGGCCGATATCGTAGCCGCCCGGTTGCCTGCCAACCTGGAAGAGCTGAAGCAGGATGCCAGCGGAGGGCCAGTCGCTCCGCCTGCCGGAAGTGTAACCCCGAGTAGTGTAGTGCTTCCCACCGCGTCTGCCACCCCGTAATCGGCCGATTGTTCCCAACGGTCTCATTAAAGTCCTGCTTTTAAGAAAAAGCCGGCAGCGATCTACGCTGCCGGCGGGGATGCCGGCCGATCTAAGCCGTGGGGTGATGATGCCAAATGGATACGTAAACATCAGCGCTCGATATCAGCCACAATCCATTATGGAACCTGGGAGAGTAGCGATCATTGAAGAGCACGATCACTGGAGCATTGGCACACACCATCACTTCAAAGACCTTGGGCCCATCGGGTGGACCAACGCCGGCATAGTCATATAACGTGCAGGCACCAGAGGTGGTACTGGTGGAGCTGACCATCACTCCAGCCACATGACCCTTACCGGCATACACCTGCAAATCTTGATCGGGGGTATAGATATCTAATAGATCTGCCATCAGTACACCCTGTCATACTTATCCACGGTCTTGTGCGCTGAGACGATGGAGTTGGTCAGCTGATGGTGGGCGTCTGCCACCATCTTCTGGTACTGATCTTCGATCCTGCGCACCATCTCGGTGAGCTGATACACCAGGTTGGTATGGGCGGTGGGATCCCGCATGATGTAACCCAGGCGTTCACGATAGGCCCGGCACATGACATTGGTGATCAGGATGGCTTCATATTCATCGGGTACCGTGATGAAACACTCAGCACTATCTGTCATGTTGGTATCGTGGTTGGCCAGGTATTGGGTATAGATGTGAGCTGAGGCAGCCACACTACCTGAGATATACATTAACCATCCTTTACCAGTGGCATAGTCATGATCAATGTCATAGAAACCTGCTGCGTCATAGAAATCAGGATCCAGCCTGTTCTTGCGCACCAGGTATTCTGGTGGCTGCTGGCTGATGGGGTACTCTACGCTGATCACTTCCCTAAAGTCATCGGGAAGCGCATAGCTATACACTATACTTCCGCCATTGGTATGATCATCCTTCATCGGTCGCAAGATCGGGAAGGTGCGGATAGCTTCCTTGCACCAGGGGAGCATGATGGTAGTGCGTGACCAGGTTTCAGCATTGGTGTCACCCAAGGCCACCAGGCAATCGGTGAGTAATTGTTGGAATGAAATAGACATAGCACCTCCTAGATCAGCGCCAGGACACGATCAGCGATCTTGCGCAGGCCGGCTGCGGTGGGATGCACACCATCACTGGTATCACTCTGCAAGATCCATGGGTCGGTATGTGTATCCCAGCAGATCACATTGTCACTTTCAGCGCAGGCATCTGCGATGGCAGCTCGGATGTTGTCTTTGGGCTTCTCCGGTCCTGCCACTGCATCATCCCAGCAGGGCAGCACGTTCAGATAATAGATCCTGGCATTGGTGTTGAGTAATCTCAACCTGTAAAGTTGATCAATTACTTCCTGCTTAAGCACATCCATATCACCTTCGTCATCATCATTGGCACCCAAGGCGACCACCATCAGCTTGGCGTAGTCAGCCACGGTCGAAGAAACCTGGCTCTCCAAACTGGCCATGATCGAATTACCGCCCACGGAATGATTGATCAGCAGGTAGGGCTCAGCTGCTTCACAGGACACGATCTGTGCCCAATAGGGCACGGAATATGGCGCTGAGATGCTGTCGCCGATCACGCCGAAATTACCTGCATGCGATATATTCTGGACATCACCTGCGGTGGCTACCTTATTCAAGAGCAACACATCACAGATGTGCCCACTATGGGCCCAATAGGCACCATACGATCCGATCGACCTGACGGCAGGCACACCTGCAAAGGCACCAAGAAAAGTAGCATCGGTATACTGCAGGCTGCCATTCAAATACAACTTACAGGAACCACCGGCCTTGGACCAGGTGTGCACGAAGTTGGTCCAGACTTCTTCACTGTCATAGACCAACCCACCACCATCCCAGGTGCCCCCATTGATGTTGAGCATGCGCAGGGTATGATCGGCGGAGTTGACGTTCATGGTGATCTTGTTATTGGCATCCACTGACAGGTAGAACTGGGCATGATTGTTAGCATCGGCAAAGAACCCGGCAGCGAAGCGTACCCACAAAGACAGCGTACCTTCATCTCCACTGAACTTACTGGAGATATCGGGCAGAGATACTTCTGAGTTATTGCCATTGAAGAGCGGGGCCAGGTCGCCGTGATGGTCGGCGAGATTGGCCAGGGATACATTTCCATACGTTCCATTAAAGCCATTCGGTCCATGATCATAGGCCGTGGCGCCGGCGGTCTCATGCAAGGGCCAATAGCCAACGATATTCGAGCGGAACATACCCACGATCTTCTCTGTGTAAGGTATGCCCCTGGAACGCATGCTCATCGTCATTGTTCGAGCCAGCGGATGGTTGCCACCAGGCAACCAGTGAGCGCATTGGCGCCGGCCACGGCTATGGTGAGCTGCCCATGCACGGGGATCAGGTCATACAGGCCAGTATCCACGGCAGCTCCATCACAGGTCTGCTTGCGGGGCGCCAGCCAAATATCCGTTGCATTGTTGGACTTGACCAAAAGATTACCAAACACACTATCACTGATGGTCACATCGGTGGTGGCTGGCGCACTGGCATGATAATTGAGAAACACATCCAGCAACAAGCCATTGATCGGAATGGTGGTACCACTGCCGGTGGCTGCGCCATCTCCGCCGGTGGTGGTAATGGTGACTGTCTCTTGCGAAATTTGGTTCATAACACCTTCCTTCTGTGGGGAGGGTTAGGACCCCTCCCCACATCGAGAGAAATGGGATCACCTCCTTATCGGTCAGGGATGATCGTAAATTTTCCGTTCACTCGCTTGACTACACTGCCCTTCCGGTCACCTTCGAAGTGAACATGCCAGGAAAAGGCCTGCGAGCTGATAACGAAGTAAGGTCGATTAACGCCTAGCTCAGCCAGGATCAGCGCTAATTTTTCAGCTGAGCCTGGTGATGGCACAACTGACTTTGGGGCAACCATGGCTGTCTTGGTCATCTCTATCCTTTCATGAAACCGAGCACCAGGGTAAAGTCCTGGGCTGCTGTGCCACCGGCACCATCGTAATCCAGGGCAACGGCGATGATGGTGCCAGCTGCGATGTGGGGAAACACATCCCCCTCAAACTCGGTATCGGCATCGACCAGGGCGGGTGTACCACTGTCACCGACATCCAGGTCCTTGACATAAGCTTCGGCTGAGCTGGAGCTACCAACATCGAGGATGCCATTACTGGCATTGGAAGCCACGGCACTGACAAACACCAGGCTGCAATCGAAAGGCAAGCTGAATTTGATGGCCTGATTGGCAGCCAGGGTGCCTGGGGTGTGGTGGGTAAGCGTAAAGAAATCACCTAACATAGTATTCTCCTTTTCCTTCCTCCAGAGTGGGGAGGACACCCTGGAGGAAGTGTGAAATGGTCCTAATCGCTGATTAGGCCGATTAGGTAAGCTTAAGCACCGGCAACAACACGGTTACCAATGCCCCTGTAAGTTGCAACACCGTAGGCCCAACGATCACGGATCTTGATGGGCAGGGTGTCATTGGTGAACAGCAATCCACTGGATGGATCGGTCACCGAATACAGCTGGGGAGCCGGGTGGCTATTGCCACCAGGGTTGTCACCGTAGGCCATGCAGATCACGGGGAAGATGCGTGGGTCAACGATGTAGCCCCAATTGGTGGTATCGGTCCAATCGGGCACGGCGACCACCACGGGCCGTGGATCACCAGGGCGATCCTGGGCATACGGGTTCACATCATTGTTGGGTGTGGCGGGGTATCCGCCAGGGCCGGCACCCATGCCGAACATGATCAAGGCACTGTCATACAGGTCCACGGGTACGAGCAGGAACTTGGGCCACAGGACCTGGCGCTTGGCGGAGCCGAGTTCGGCCTGTTTGGCACATTCGATCCGTGCAGCTGCCCAGGCCGAAATAGCCAGGGCCGTGGTGGCATAGTTACCATGGGAATTATCACTCTTGAATAACTCCTTGCTGTCCTGGGCCAGGGTTGGACCTTGACCAGAGGCGGTGGTAAAGATGCTGGCAATTGCAGCTGAGCGAGTGCGGATGGCGCTGATCGTCAATGCTTTCGGAATGGCCTGCAACCGGTCAATTTCTGAGTTACGCAGCATCTTATCCGTGATGCCAACATACCCTCCGTACTTGGTGAAGGCGGAGGTCTCTTTCGTGTCGATCACGCTGAGCTCAGTGTAGGCAGCTCCTTCGGCGACAACCGGCAGGTTGGTCACACCACCGAACTGCAGCCACTGCATATCCTGCAGGGATCCATCCGTGGCCTGCACGGCCACGATGGGCTCATACCAACGATAGGCGGTCAGGTTGGTGTAGAGCTCCAGCACGACCTTGTTCATGGCGTTGACGGCCAGGTCTGCCAACGTGGTGGTGTTGGCATTGGCGAAGGCAACATGCGAGGGATCGAAAGCACCTCGCATCTCAACGTCACCGGTCACTGCACGGTAAAGTGCATCCGATCTGCGCAGCTCGGGCGGGGGCAGCTTGGCGCCTTGGGCGCCAAACAACCAATCGAAATAACCCTGGAACTGCTCCAACCCCGTGGGGCCAACACTGAGCTGCTGCCCCCGCGGTGGGTTGGCTCCGATCTGGATCACACCATCTTCCAGCTTACGGGTAAGCGTGGCAACCTGGCTCTCCAGCTCGGAAATCTTGAATAATAAGTTATCTTCCATATCTTTGTCATCTCCTTCTTTCATTAATCTGGTAAATTCTTCATCGGTGAATAAGGCCTTTATATCTTCATCGGTGATCTGAAATAATCCATCTGGATTGAGAGCGGGCTCGTCAACGATGTCGGCTGCGTATAACGAAGTGATACGTGCCACGGGATATTTGTCGGTGGCACTGGCGGGTCTCCCGCCGGTAGCCGGCACCTCATTCCCATCTGCTGTGGGCCATACCCGCTCCAGGTCAACGACCACGCTGACACCGAAAGCACCAGGATCTTCCCTGGCCAGCTCCAGCACATACTGACCAAGATCACCTGCGGGTGACTTGTGAGCTGCTCTGCTGATAAACAGGTCCGCTACTAATTTGTGGTTATCCACTCTAAAGTTGCGGAAACGACCGAGGTACTTACCCAATCCGTCATTGAATGGATCGGGATGGGTGAACCTGGACTTGATGCCATTGGCCTTGCCCTCGGCGATCTGCTGCAGCTGGAACAGGCTGTGATCATCGAACAAGAGCCGATGGCCGAGTGCTTCTCCGGTGGTGGCTACGCTTACGCCGAGGATGGCATCGTCGCCAATGGCCCCACTGAACGGGATGGGTTGAATACGTAGCCTTTCTGGCATTTACTCTACCTCCTTTTCTTCTGGCACCTGCCGAGTGATCTTGGTGTACTTGATGGTCGCCTTGGTGGTAGGTGGGAAACGGTCAGTAACGAATGAGTAAATACCGCTGGCACCTAAACCGACTGCAATTCCAAAAAAGGCTACATCGATGTACGGCTGCGCCGGCACGTAAAGCTCCCGGGCTTTGTAAATCAGGCCGAAAGCAATACCTACCAACATGGCAATAAGCATGAGCTTATTTCCGGAGATCCCAAATTTCTTGATGAACTCCACGACACCCAACACGATCAACGCCAGGGTCACCGGATTGACAATAAAATTACCTATATCCATACGCACTCTCCTTCATTGGTCTTTTCTGACTTGATAAAATATGGTCAAGGCGAAGATCAACAACGCCAGGCCGGCACACACATAAAAAACCGCTGCAGCAAGATCGGGCAATTCTTGTACAAGATCACACATTGGGTCCTCCTGGCTGATTACCAGGCATAAACATGGGTTCGATAGGATCACTCTTGGCTTCGGAGATGATCTTGTCCAGCACATCATCTTCCTGGGGCTCGCCAGCAAACTTGAGCATCAGGTCCATGGCGATCTTGTGAAGTGTAGGCGACTTACCCAGCAGGGTATTCTGCAAGGTGGCGAAGCCCATCGAGAGGGCACTGGCTGCATCAGCCAGCAAACTGTTATCCCGTAAACTCACATCGGGAAGATCTGGCTTGAACAGCTGCTCATAATCGGTCTGGACCAGGGCCGGCTGAGCTGCAATCTCTACCGCCCGCAGGTAAGCCTGGTACAAAATATCCTCCAACATCCAGACAAAATATTGTTGTCTTTTCTGCAGGAAGCGTTCTGGAGGGCCTTGCATGGCTTCGGCAGTGGCCAGGTTCACATCTCCGCCTTCACCGCGCCAGTGGGGTGGCAGGCCTGCGCCGGCATCGATCATGGTGCGCACGGCCTTCATGTCATGGCCGGCGTCAGCACCACGCAGGCTGGGGGTGATGGTTTCCCATGTTTCACTTTCATCCTTTACCACGATCGATCCGCTCTCGGGTGGGGATCCGTACTGTGTGCTTTTACTTTCCACTTTATTACTCGGGACCGTGACAAGATACAAAAATGCTCGGGCTGCCCAATGCAATCTGACCCGATCTTCGAGCATCCTCGAATAACGTAACAACCAGGGGATGATCGTGGTCAGATCACTCTCACCCATCAAGGCCCCGATCGGCCGGTTGACGGCATAATGCAGCATGATGGCGTCAGCCATGGGTGCATCGGGATGATCGGGGGAGAGCCATTTCCTGGGATCATACTCACCGGCCGGCGGGGTTTCCCAATAGACCAACTCAGTTTCCCAATCATTCTGAGCGGTCTCAATCTTCTGGATCTGGTCTTTGGTGACGAAGCGAATATAACTCATGCCGTCTATGCTGTTTCTAAACAACAGCACAAATAGATCACCGGACCGGCTGAGCTCCTCCATCATGGGCACCAGGCGTAGGGCCATCCTATTCTTACGATGGTTCCAAAACTCCTTGATGAACTGATCCAGGGCAGCATCCTCGGAGCTGAGCTCGATGCCGGTGCCCACCACGAAGTTGACCGTGGTGTTGATGATGCGCCAGGCCATGGGGTTCTTGCGCCAGGCAGTCAGGCTGTCAGTGTAAAGCTCCTGGATCTCGGTCCAGGTACGATCATGTTTACGCCCACTGATGGTCTGCCAGTGATCATCGCTGGCCAGGTTCGGGCTGAGTGATACACTCGTGGTGTAACCTGGGCCATCAAAGCTTTCAGCTGTAAACAACCTGGTAAAGATATCTCTAACGTTCATTGAGCACCTCCATATATCGGTATCCATTCCGCTCGATGGCGGTCCAACCCCGGCGGTGCTTCACCCAGCAATCCGGTCCACCCAGCTCAACGCACTCCACGATCTCACCGCGGTTCAAGTGACCGATCTCAGCTGCCTTCATATCGGGTCGAGCTCGAATATGCAGGGCGTTGAACTGGGAGCGCAGGCGCAGCCTGGGCTGGGGTGGATCGAGCGGGCGGTAATTTCCAAACCACTGACGCATAGCTTTCAGGTTGCCATTGAACCAGTTACCATCGGCAGTCTCACTGCAGCCTGGGAACCAGAACCGATCGGTAAACTGCCAGATCTTGAAGTTGTTAAATCCGATCGGGATGGATGGAGAGCGGGCCGTGGTGTAATGGGCTACGATCAAGTCTGTAGTGAAGGCCCAATCGGGAGCTGGGCTGGTAACATGTTCATTCCAAAAGCCGGCACTGGTGTAGATGGCTACGTTGGGTCCATGCAGCCTGGCATGAAGATAGAGAATAAACGCTCGAATATCTTTCATGTACTCGCTCTTGGATTTCTTGGGGGCTTCCTCCAGATCGAGGATCAGCACAGGATAGTCACCTCCACTGGCCTGGTAGAAAACTTCGGCTTGCTCTTCTGGATCGGCGGAGGGCTTGTAATAGTGATAACAACTGTGTGGGATGCCTGCTTCCTGGCAGCCCTGCTTGTTGGACTTGAATAGGTCATCGACAAAATTCAACCCTTCGGTGCACTTGTAATATGCGAAGGGGATGTATTGGGAGGCTATGGACCAATCGATCATGCCTTCCCAATGGGATACGTCAACGCCAAAAGTGTATTGGTTCATGTGAATTTCAGCTCCTCCAAGATGTCACGCACCTGGATCACCTGGCTATCCCCCGTGCCCCAGGTTTCATCATCCAGCAGGCTGATCAACGCAGCTGAGATTACCAGGTCATCGTGCATGAGCTCCCCATCACTCACATCACGGGTGCCATCGGGTACACCCCACTTCATGAGCTTGCCAGGTCCATCCTTGATCTGATACTGACAATACTCCAGCTGCTTATTCATGGCACTGTCGAATGGATAATATTCTTTATACCGGCCGGTCTCTACGGTGGCCAGGAAGGTCCAACCTAGATCGGATTTGCTGGTCTGGCTGAACTCGAAGGGTAGCACTTTTGTGCCAATCTTGTCAGCCAGGAAGCCGGCCAGGCCTGCTCCTACACCGGTGGCGTCAATGATCACCTTGACCGGTGACCACAACGTATTGAGACCTACGATCGTTGAATACAACATGCTATGCTTGACGCCGATCCAGGTTAAGCGGTTGACCGCCTTGTAGATCGGCTTGCTGGCCAGGTCACTATCTTTGGGCAGCTCCAGCTCGAAGATGGTCAGGACCGTGCTATCTCGTCTTGGGTTGCTAAGCTGTGTGCTATCGTCAACCACGGTTTCATCCTGTCCTGCCACGTCAATGGTAAAAGCATAGATGTGTCCAGGTATGGGAGCGTTTTGTCTGCTGTGCGATCCAACCATGAGGGCACGGCGGGCCAGGGGAAACATACCGCCTTCACTGTCAATCTCCTCGGAAAAGTATTGGGTCCTCACCAACGGGTTATTTCTACCCAGCTTGATCACCTGGTCATCGACAAACTTTTTATAAGCCGGTACCTCGGCGCCCACATCATCGGCGGTGAGCACCCATGTACGGCGTATGCCGTCCGCCTGCTCCAGCAGGCGAGCTGCCCTGAGCTCACGGGCGAGCAAGGTGCGGGAGGTCCAGGCTGTGCCCCAAAACACACGGGTGGCATTGGTGGAGGCTGCCATGGGTGCGATCTCCTTATCCCACTTGCTGATCTCTACGTCCTGGGCTTCGTCACATTCCAGTAGTAGGCTGGCGGTGGCGCCCACGATCGAGCTGGTGGGAGATCCGCTGAGAAAATGGATCATAGCTGTGCCCACCTGGTAGATATAACCGGATCGCTTTTTCCAGCGGTCGCGGCAGATCAGGTTACGCTTGATGACCCGTTCCAGGCGGCGCATGGCGTTTAATGATTGGGGTTTCCAGGTGGGAGATACCTTCACGATTTCAGCCTGTTCCACGCTGCACAGGCTTAACAGGTAGGCTTCGATGTGGGCTTGCAGCTCGTTCTTGCCCGATTGGCGTGGGAACATGACCACGAACGTAAGCCCCTTGCCCTGGATGGCCGATTCAGTGATTGTCCTGGCTACCTGTTGTTGGTAGCTGCGCAGCCTGAGGCCTCCGGCTTCAATGCAAAAGCGGTTCACGTCGCGCAAGATTTCCTTGCATGTTTCAACCAGGCCTTCGCCATCGGGGTTCATGGCACCAGCAGGATACGCACCAGCTCGATCAGCGAGAGCAACCCGCCGCCAGCGGCCAGGCTCACCAGCAGCTTAAATTGGGTGGCGCTCTCAGTCAGCTCACGCAGGCGTTTCTCGTAGTCGGCAGCCTGGGTTTCTAGGCTTTGTAAGCGCAACAGGTAGACCTG
This window encodes:
- a CDS encoding enoyl-CoA hydratase; this encodes MNRPTLPKRVISAPQVGDKTAFTRTLTEADVALFIGTTWDVNPLHTDEVYCSATPFKHRIVPGLLTAALLTHMGGLWAFLATSMDFKFLAPVYVGDSITAQAEVAEVDAESGAVLLHCTCTNQHGVQVLAANVRGFPGKFE